TTTGCTCTAGAATATCGCCTTTTAAAGACATCGTCATAAAACAAAATTCAAAGCTACCGTCAGGGAAAAACTCAGCGTGCTCAACAAATGGATTGCCTTGCTCGTCTTGGCAATTTCGCACCCATTGGCCTACTAGCTGGTCGCGGCTATATTGGTTCATCAAAAATTCTCAATAATCTTGTACTTGTCTTTTAATTTTGCCACAAGTTCTGTGTTGTCGCGTAAGAACTGATCAAATTTTTGAATAATCTCAGGATGTTGAATTGTGGAGAAGTGGTAAGCATATTGCTGGTGAAAAATTCCTTCAGCTAAAACAATGTCGCCCTCGCGGTTTAGTTTTTGTAAGGCATTGTTAATTACATTCGCGTCAATATTGGTGGCAGTCGCATTGCCTGCCAACACATGGCGCACAACCGCTAATGGTGTCGACTCTTCAATCACAGCAAGGCGTTGCTTTTTGATCTCTTGTAACCAAAGGCTGGGATGAAATCCGCGAATCGTCGCTAATGACTTTATATCCCGACGTGAAGCCGCAGCACTTTGTTTAGTGACATAAGTACCAGCTGACAAGCTTATGACGGGCGCGGAAAAGGTGATGCCTAAGCTATTCGATTGGTCGTTACGCCAACGAAAGTTATCAGGAAACTTAAAATCAATATTGTGCTCTAGATACCACTTATCAAAGCGCTTAACAGGCAAAGCCACAAACTTGAACGTTATGTGGTGAGAGTCAAAAAAAGTAGTAAGCAAGTCACGGGCAAAACTCGGTTGGTGGGTATTTTGCCCATTAAAGTCGAATAGTGGGTAATAACTAACGTCCTCAACCCCGACCAAATAGACCTTGTCTTTAACTAGCTTTTTTATACTTTGTTGATTGCTAGGTTCCGCTGAGGCTTCCGCGCTAAAACTAAAAAAGCTAAAACTTAACAGCAAAAAATAAATAAGTTTCAACAAAACGAGTCCTTATTTAGTCCATTCGGCTTTCAACTATGCGCCCTTTCTCAATCTTTCTCAATTGAGGTGCGCCATCAATTTAAAATCGATAATGACAGTTTATTGTCTTCAACCGATTACCGTCGATATTGTAGACGAAAGCACAAAAGGTGAACAGCTAAATAAAGATTCGTGATGCTTATTTTGATTGTGTCTATTAGTTACTTAACACCTTAATACTGCCGTTAACACTATCCAAGGTTAACTTCGTTGACCCGCTGCCAACCACCCCCTTCATTTGTTTGCCGGTAAATAAATTTTTATCCACTTTTAATCCAAAGTCGCTTTTTATGCTGCCATGCATAGTTTCAGCGTTTACTTTAATTTGTGCGTCAGTCGGTAAATAAACTTTAATGCTGCCATTAACGGTATCAATTTTTACTTTTTCCACTTGCTCTAGATCTGCAAAACGCGCCGTAACACTGCCGTTCACCGAATGCAGCTTGCTTGTTCCGCTAATGCCAGAGGCATCAATAGAGCCATTAACTAAGTCGGCATCTATGCGACCTAATATATCGCTGACAGTTAAAGAACCGTTAACCAAGTCGATCTCAGTTTCAGTAACATTTGCAGGTAGGTTAACTTCATAATTGACTTTGCCAGAGCTATAGCCTTTGCCCCAATCACGTTTCAGGTACTTAGTTTCAACCATCACTTCGTTATCACGGTGTTCCATCAACACTTTAATGCGCTCAAGATCATCTTCAGAGTCTGCAATCAAAGTTGCTGTTACTTCAATTTGATCACCACTTGCCCGGCCTACTTCAACCCGACCGTTTATGTTTTCAATCGAAAACTCTGCTCCTTGCTCGATTGAAAAAGACTGTTCAATCACCCTCGTTTCTTCAGCAAATACAGACGTTGCTACGCCAGAGCAAAGTACCAACGGTAGTAATAATTTAGGGTTTAAGGTTTCCATATTGATGTCCTTAGATTTATTATCTGAGCTATTGTTAAAAGCTTAGACGTGACCCGCCGATAAAAAGGTTTAAAGGAATATTATAAAATGTTGAATATTCAACTATTGCTAACAGGTAATGAGTTAATGTCTGGCGACATTGTTGACAGTAACTCGGCAATGATCGCCCAATCGCTAGCCAAAATTGGCTTAGCAGTAAAACGCAAAGTTGCCGTTTCTGATGATATCAATGATTTGATTGAAGAAATTAACGCTATCAGCATCAAAGCTGATGTTCTCATCGTTAATGGCGGATTAGGCCCTACCGTTGATGATTTGACCGCTGAAGCGCTAGCACAAGTTGCCGATGTACAAATTACCCAACATCCCGAAGCATTGACCCATATTACTCAGTGGTGTGAACGCCGTAATTTTAAACTGAATGCACCTAACCTTAAGCAAACTATGCTGCCAGATGGCTGCGATATTGTGCCCAATCACTTAGGTAGTGCCGTTGGCTTTCATCTCAGGCTCAATAACTGCGATATCTATTGTACACCTGGTGTTCCAAAAGAGTTGCAGCTAATGCTAGATAAAGAACTGACTCCAAGCATTGAAAGCCTGTTACCAGAGAAAAGTCATCACCATGTTTCTCGCTATCAAGTCTTTGGCATTGGTGAGTCAAGTTTGCAGAAATTAGTTGATGAAAAAATTGACAATTGGCCGGAAAGTGTTGAGCTAGGGTTTCGCGCTTCAATGCCACTACTTGAATTAAAGCTGACCTCAAAGAGCGAAAAAGCGAAAGCGGAAAAAGCGGCATGCTATGAGCAACTTAAAGCATTGCTGGGCGATCATATCGTTGCACAAATAGACGAGGTTCCCCTGACATTTGGCGATCACCTACAAGCCCTACTGCGCGAACAAGGTAAAAAAATTACTTTTGCTGAATCATGCACGGGTGGCATGTTGGCCAGTTCAATGACTAGAGTAGCTGGCTCTTCTGCTGTCTTTGATGGCAGTTTTGTCAGTTACGCAAATGATCAAAAGCAAGCCATGCTTGGTGTTAATGAGCAAACGTTAGCACAATATGGCGCAGTTTCAGAGCAAACGGTTCAAGAGATGGCACAAGGTGCACTTGCTAAAACGGGGGCAGATATCGTGGTAGCGGTATCCGGTATTGCAGGCCCAGGTGGCGGCAGCGATGATAAACCTGTCGGCACGGTTTGGCTTGCTTGGGGCACATCGCAAAGTATTCAAACCGTATGTTTACACATACCAGCAAATCGTTACTACTTTCAGCACTATGTAACTGCCATAGGGTTAGATTTAGCGCGTCGTTTATTGTTGGCAAGTGAAGAAACACCTAGGTACATTACTGAGCGCCAAAAAAGCTAGATAATACAAGATATAAGTGCCATAAAATTTGCGTGTTATAGTAAAAATTAATATATTCAATAGTAGTTGTATTGCCTTCCTTTGTTGCTAACATTTTATTTACATTTTAAGTAAAATTTACGTAACGAAACTGGCGGTCTGAAAATTGAGGAATGCATTTTGATAGAAAAAAATTATATAACCAGTGGACGTAATACAATCATCCACAAAGTCAGAAAAATTGACTTAATTATTCTTAACGGTACCCATAACAACGTTATTGTAAGCCATCGTGGCATTGGTGTTTATAAAGGCGTTGTACCACGCAAAAAATCTGAAGCGAAAAAAGCTTACCAAGAAGTTATTGATGTCGGTTCGATTGATGTGTTTGGTGAAGAGAAAAAACTGTTGTTTATTCAGGCCTTAGATAACAAAGAGTATAAGATTGATTACACCAAAGAAGGTACGCCAAACTTTATTAAAATCCACCAAGAAAACTACATTTAGCATTAGTATCGACTTCTTAATCGACTGTAGTTAAAGGCACAACAATGACTAAAGCAAGTTTAGTAGCTAATAAAAAAAATAATATAGACTTGGTTTTAGCTCCAGTAAAAGATACTGAACTTATCAATGAAGCCTTCATTAAAGAGCTAATAAACACTTCTGACTATAAGCCACTTTTTGTTAACTCGGCGAACATAAAAAATGCAATTGCCGAGCTAAACTCAGTATTAAAACCATTGCAAGATGGTCAAATGGGTCGAGAAATCCGTTATGAAATTCTGATTCGAAAAGACGCAACCATTAATATTCAAATCGACAGTGAGGAAATGTTGGCTGAGGCAGAGATTACCTCAGCCATGGGCGGCGCCCACTTGACTGCCAAAGCAATTTTGGATGCTGCAAAAGCTGCTGGCGTCAAAAAAGGCTTTAGTAAAGAAGAGCTAGTTAAAGTTGCTCACATGGCGGCAAAAGCTGAACCTGGAACGATTGTTAAAGATGCTATTGCTCATGGCAGAGAAGCCGTAAATGGCAGAGACGCACGAATCAAGCCTTTAGTGCAAAGCGCACAAGATCGTATTTTACGTCCAAAAGAACAAGATGGTGGCCGCGTTGACATGCGCGATCTCGGTGACATTATTTGTGTCAGGATTGGTGAGCCGTTAGCGAAGAAGATTCCACTCACGGAGGGAATCAAAGGTTACACGGTAACAGCGACTCCTCTGTTACCGGAGCCTGGGCAAGACACCTCACTAATTTCTGGCGAGGGCACTGTCGTTAGCCCTAAGAATGAAAACGTGCTTATTTCAACCAAAGTTGGCCTACCCAAGATCATTGATAA
The nucleotide sequence above comes from Thalassotalea euphylliae. Encoded proteins:
- a CDS encoding DUF4097 family beta strand repeat-containing protein; the protein is METLNPKLLLPLVLCSGVATSVFAEETRVIEQSFSIEQGAEFSIENINGRVEVGRASGDQIEVTATLIADSEDDLERIKVLMEHRDNEVMVETKYLKRDWGKGYSSGKVNYEVNLPANVTETEIDLVNGSLTVSDILGRIDADLVNGSIDASGISGTSKLHSVNGSVTARFADLEQVEKVKIDTVNGSIKVYLPTDAQIKVNAETMHGSIKSDFGLKVDKNLFTGKQMKGVVGSGSTKLTLDSVNGSIKVLSN
- a CDS encoding CinA family nicotinamide mononucleotide deamidase-related protein, producing the protein MLNIQLLLTGNELMSGDIVDSNSAMIAQSLAKIGLAVKRKVAVSDDINDLIEEINAISIKADVLIVNGGLGPTVDDLTAEALAQVADVQITQHPEALTHITQWCERRNFKLNAPNLKQTMLPDGCDIVPNHLGSAVGFHLRLNNCDIYCTPGVPKELQLMLDKELTPSIESLLPEKSHHHVSRYQVFGIGESSLQKLVDEKIDNWPESVELGFRASMPLLELKLTSKSEKAKAEKAACYEQLKALLGDHIVAQIDEVPLTFGDHLQALLREQGKKITFAESCTGGMLASSMTRVAGSSAVFDGSFVSYANDQKQAMLGVNEQTLAQYGAVSEQTVQEMAQGALAKTGADIVVAVSGIAGPGGGSDDKPVGTVWLAWGTSQSIQTVCLHIPANRYYFQHYVTAIGLDLARRLLLASEETPRYITERQKS